The Candidatus Equadaptatus faecalis nucleotide sequence TATCCAGAAGCTGTATGTCGGCATCGCTTCCCGCTGCAAGGCAGCCCTTCTTCGGATAAAGATTAAGCGCTTGGGCAACGTTCCTTGTTGAAGGAATAATTGCTTCTTCAAACGGCACGTATTTTGTCATGGCTTTAACCGTTTCGTGAAGCGAGCTGATTTTTCCCGCGTCTATGCCGATCATCTCTTTCCTGTCGTTCCATACCGGCATGCTTCCGTTGCTGTCCGTGCTGAGAGAAAGCTTACCTTCCGGTGCTTCCCTGAGCGCCTGCGCGGTCTGTTTTGCCCTGCCTTCAATGTCGTTCGGATCGCAGGTGAAATCTATAAAGCCGCCGCGCTGCGCCCAGCGCATTGCGTCCTCATATTTCGGCGCAAGATGAGTCGGGCGGAAAGTCGTTACCGGAATATCCGTTTCGTCAACTATCTCAAACAGCATATCGAGCTTTGATTTGCCGCTGCCGGTATGCAGATGAACTATTCCGGGCTTTCCTGCCAAAAGTCCCGCCACGCGGGCGTCGGAAGCCAGCTTTATAAGCGATTCCTTTGTCATGTTCGCGCTTCTGTGGTCGCAGATTGCTATTTTTACGCCGATTATAACGTC carries:
- a CDS encoding beta-aspartyl-peptidase; its protein translation is MLLKLIKNVQIHRDGQWKKSDVLIAGKRIEAVEDSITLAYPGLETFDGGGNFAIPGYIDQHVHVTGGGGEGSFITQVPPLKFSDPVYAGVTSIVGVLGTDGTTRSVRNLVAKTKALNEYGLTAFCLTGNYNYPSPTLTGSVLDDIVFVDVIIGVKIAICDHRSANMTKESLIKLASDARVAGLLAGKPGIVHLHTGSGKSKLDMLFEIVDETDIPVTTFRPTHLAPKYEDAMRWAQRGGFIDFTCDPNDIEGRAKQTAQALREAPEGKLSLSTDSNGSMPVWNDRKEMIGIDAGKISSLHETVKAMTKYVPFEEAIIPSTRNVAQALNLYPKKGCLAAGSDADIQLLDSGLELKTLFANGSCMLLDGELKAKAYFE